The following is a genomic window from Legionella adelaidensis.
TGCTACTACCGTTTTAAGTTATGTGCACATTTTTAATCCCCAATGGCTTGCGAATTTAAAGCTATTTTATTCCGAATGGTCTGCTAATCAATTTCTCATGTTTAAAAACACAGCAGTCTCTAATCCGCAAGATTTCACAGTTCCGACGCAATATAGAAACTCAACAGCGATAGCGGGTGCGTTGCGTAGACAAATGAATGATAAATTAGGACTCACCGCAATTGGCGTCGTTGATGATGGTCCAGAACGTGATCAATACCGCGTCCTTAACTTCCCTGCAGATAGACAGTATTTTCTTGCCCTCGCTGCAGACTATCATTTTACCAGAAACACCAGCGTAGAATTACTCTATGGTTATGGCTGGGAAACTGCACGAATGAACAACTCCCCGCCCTTGGGACCTACTACTACCCCCTTTCCCATGGGAGATACCAAGTTAAGTGCCAACGTGGTTGATTTCAAATTAAAAGTGGAAGCAGATTAATAGAGCTATGGTACGGAAAGCTCACAACATGATAACGGGCTCGCTCGTTCTACATGTTTCATACTGGAATGGTCATTAAGCAAATAGCCTTTATCAAATCCATTTAACGAGTCTAGCCTAGATTGCATCTACTTTTGCACAAAATGGAATGTGTATCACTTCAGGAAGGAACCTGGTTGACAGGCAACCAGGTTATTTTATTTATCCAGCCTCATATACGGGGGGCAAATCAGCTTCTGCTCGTTTTATCACCTCTTCCGGACTCTCTTGTGCTTGAGCTATAGGCTGCTGTGCTTCCGACTTTGATTGCGCTAGTTCTTCATTATTATCGGTATTACCGGTGTCCAGGTTAGGCACAACCGGTTGAATTACTGAAGTAGTTGCAAATGGGCCTAAAGGTTTACTTACGTCATCGCGATCACCATTTTCATCTGGATAAGACAGAACTGTGACTTGAGAACCTAAAGTTAAAAAGTCTTCATTTAACCATTTTGCAGCACTAGGGAGTACGCGTATGCACCCATGGCTCGAATTATAAGGAGGTACTTCATACCCGGCGTGAATGGTAAATCCTCTATAAAAGTACATACAATAGGGCATTTTTGCTCCACCAGTTGTCTCTACTGGATACTCACCCGATTTACAGTCAAGGCCGCGTTTATTGTAAACACGGAATGAACCCGTCACAGTACGGCAAGGTTTACCCACGTCTTCGCAATATTCTTTACCACCCGAGCCGCTACCTGTCATCACGCGATTGCCAGCTTCATCATAAGCAGCCCATGCGGCCACTTTGGGATCAAAAATAAATTGTTTTCTACCAATCCCTTTTATTTTCTCGGGAAAATAATTTTTACCGCGCGTATCTTTTAAATAATGTTTGGTATGATGTCTCACACCCATGTCGTCAGTGATATAGGTAGACTCATCATAGTCAATACAACCAGCAATAAATACAGTTAATAAAGCAGATAATAAAACGCGTTTCATGAAACATAATCCTCAATTATTAATCTTTTAACCTACGATATTTAATACGGGAAGGCCGATTAGCTTCGTCACCTAAACGCCGTTTCCTCTCTTCTTCATAATCAGAATAATTTCCTTCTATGAACGTAACTTGAGAATCCCCTTCAAAAGCCATTAGGTGAGTACAAATACGATCCAGGAACCAACGGTCATGCGAAATAACAATGGCACAGCCAGGAAAATTTAAAATAGCATCTTCTAAAGCTCTTAGAGTCTCAACATCTAAATCATTACTCGGTTCATCAAGGAGAATAACATTACCGCCGCTTTTCAAAAGCTTTGCAAGGTGAACACGATTACGCTCCCCACCCGATAATTGCGACATTTTTTTCTGTTGATCTGAACCTTTGAAATTAAACCGGCCGACATATGCACGCGAAGGCATTTGGAATGAACCCACTTGCATAATATCTTGACCATCAGTAATTTCTTCCCAAACGGTTTTATTGGCATCGAGGTGATCCCGCATTTGATCCACGTAAGCGAGTTTTACCGTTTCCCCCACGCGTATTTCACCCTGATCGGCAGTTTCTTTCCCAGTAATTAATTTTAAGAAAGTAGATTTACCGGCACCATTAGGACCAATGATTCCCAGGACGCCTCCCTTGGGTAGATGGAAATTTAAATTCTCAAACAAAATTCTATCGCCATAAGCTTTTCGTAACTCCTTCCCTTCTAAAACCAAGTCGCCCAAACGCTCACCTGGGGGAATATATAATTCATTGGTTTCATTACGTTTTTGGAACTCTTTTGAATTCATTTCTTCAAAACGCGCTAACCTTGCTTTATTTTTTGCGTGTCGTCCTTTTGGAGAGGTCCTTACCCATTCAAGCTCTGATTTAAGCGTTCGTAGATGCGCAGCCTCTTGTTTCTGCTCGCGTTCTAACCGTTCATTTTTTTGCTCCAACCAAGCCGTGTAATTTCCTTTATAAGGAATTCCTTCGCCGCGATCGAGTTCAAGAATCCACTCAGCAGCATTGTCCAGGAAATATCTATCGTGCGTTACAGCAACCACTGTACCGGGGAACTCTTCTAAATAACGCTCTAACCAAGCCACACTTTCCGCATCCAAATGGTTAGTAGGTTCATCAAGTAACAGCATATCAGGACTGGATAATAACAAACGGCATAAAGCAACCCGACGTCTTTCGCCCCCAGAAAGCACTTCTATTTTAGTATCCCAATCAGGAAGACGTAATGCATCTGCTGCTATATCAAGGCGGCGATCAAGATCCCACCCACCGCTGTTTTCGATTTCATGTTGTAGCTCGCCTTGTTTTTCCAAGAGCTTATTCATTTCCTCATCACTCATTGGCTCAGCAAAGCGCATACTAATTTCATCAAAATCAGTTAATAATTTTTTAATATCATGAACGGCTTCCTCAACCACCTCACGCACCGTTTTGTGCATATCAACTTGCGGTTCTTGCTCAAGATATCCAATTTTAATTCCTGGTTGTGGACGGGCTTCACCTTCAAACTGGGTATCAACACCTGCCATAATTCGTAATAAGGTAGATTTTCCGGATCCATTTAATCCTAAAACACCAATTTTAGCCCCAGGGTAAAAGCTTAGAGAAATATCTTTTAAAATGAACCGCTGGTTTTCAACTATTTTGCTCACGCGATTCATAGTAAAAATATACTGCGACATAACAACTCCTGATCCTGATTATTCAGGATGACTAAACATTAATTTAACTATTCTAGGACCAATCAAGGATTACCTTACCAGACTGCCCGGAGGCCATAATTTGAAATGCATGTTGGTATTCTTCAACTGGAAAATGATGCGTAATAACCGGGGAAATATCTAACCCGCTTTGTAGCATGGCAATCATCTTATACCATGTTTCAAACATTTCACGGCCATAGATACCTTTAACGACTAAACCTTTAAAAATAACCTGGTTCCAATCAATTGGGGTTTCTTGAGGCGGAATCCCTAACATGGCGATTTGTCCTCCATGGTTCATTGCTTTAACCATGTCATTTAAAGCCATCGGATTACCTGACATTTCTAAGCCCACGTCAAACCCTTCCGTCATGTTTAACTCTTCCATGACTTCCCGAATAGGCGTGTACTTCACATTAATCGCCCGCGTGGCACCCATTTTTCTTGCAAGTTCCAAACGGTGATCATTTACATCAGTAATTACTATGTTACGCGCTCCTACATGACGCAAAATAGCAGTTGCCATTATCCCGATAGGACCTGCACCGGTAATTAAAACGTCTTCACCCACTACATTAAAGGCCAGGGCACAGTGGGTAGCATTACCTAAAGGGTCTAAAATAGCTGCTTGATCAGCAGAAATATTATCAGGTAATGCCAGGACATTACTGGCAGGTAGAGCTAAATATTCACCAAAACACCCGGGTCTATTCACCCCCACGCCTTGCGTGTTTCTACATAAATGCCTTTTCCCTGCACGGCAATTTCTGCACATTCCACAAGTAATATGCCCTTCTCCTGAAACCCGCTGGCCGGGTTGAAATCCGCGTACTTCTCGACCCACTTCCACGATTTCGCCAAAAAACTCATGGCCTACGGTCATGGGGACAGGAATGGTTGCCTGTGCCCAATCATCCCAAGAGTAAATATGAATATCTGTGCCACAAATCGCTGTTTTTTTAATTTTAATCAGTACATCATTTACGCCAAATTCAGGAACAGCTACATCCTGCATCCAAATTCCAGGTTCGCGTTTTGCCTTAACTAAGGATTTCATACATTTCCTCTGTTTATTACTGAATAACGTTCAATTTTTTACCCACTTTTTCAAAAGCAGCTATCGCTTTGTCCAAGTGGTGAAGTTCAAGCCCGGCAGACATTTGCGTACGAATACGTGCCATACCTTTAGGAACTACGGGAAAGGAAAAACCAATCACATATACGCCTTCCACTAATAGTTCCTGCGCCATCTTACCAGCTAGAACTGCATCGCCTAACATGACCGGTATAATGGGGTGCTCACCGGGTATTAAATTAAAACCGAGTTGACTCAAACCTTCGCGGAAATAAATGCTATTGCGTTTTAGTTTTTGTAATAGCTCAGGATTTTGTTGGATTAAATCCAGGACCGCAATCGATGTCTGCGCGATAACAGGTGCTAAAGTGTTGGAAAAAAGATAGGGCCGGGAACGTTGTCGCAACCATTCAACAATCGTGGCGTTTGCAGAGGTATACCCTCCGGAAGCCCCCCCCAATGCTTTGCCTAGTGTTCCGGTAATAATATCTATTTGTGAAGAAACCCCAAAATGTTCGGGTGTACCGCGGCCCGTTGTACCAATAAAACCAACGGCATGGGAGTCGTCAACCATAACTAATGCCTTGTGTTTTTCAGCTAATTCGCAAATAGCAGGCAAATTGGCAAGAATACCATCCATTGAAAACACACCGTCTGTGGCAATTAAACGGAAACGGGCATTTTTTGCTTCAATCAACTTGGCTTCCAAATCCTTCATATCGTTATTGGCATAGCGATAGCGTGCAGCTTTGCATAAACGAATGCCGTCAATAATACTGGCATGATTAAGTGCATCACTAATTATAGCATCTTCAGGGCCTAGCAAGGTTTCAAATAAACCCGTATTAGCATCAAAGCAGGAGGAATAGAGAATAGTGTCTTCTTTACCTAAGAAATTGCTTAATTTTTTTTCTAATTTTTTATGAGGGGTTTGCGTACCACAAATAAATCGAACGGAAGCCATTCCATAACCATACTCTTCCAAAGCCTTTTGGCCTTCTTTAATAAGCAAAGGGTTGTTTGCCAAGCCTAAATAATTATTGGCACATAAATTAATAACGTGTTCTTCATTTACTTCAACTTCAGCTTGTTGTTGACTACTAATTATACGCTCAGGTTTAAATAAACCCTCTTTTTTGATTAACTCAATCTCTCCCTGAATAAATTCACTAAAACGGCTATCCAAAACTCTCTCCTTTGCCCCATTCAAATGCGCGATAATAACAAATTTTACACAAATTCACTATGAAAACTTAAAAGAATTCAGCTTCCTCTTTTTTCATTTCTTGCTAAAATCTCATCAACGCTTTAACCTAGAGATCGCGTCTGAGATAACTTCCCGGTTAGTAGTTTTGCTATTCAGGTTGGATTATCAATCTGCGTTATTTTCAGACGCGATCTACATTTTAGTATCACAGTGAGTTCCTAATGAGCAGTCAAATTGCACGTATTAATATGGTCAAGCAACAATTACGTACAGGGGATGTTTTAAACGAATCCATTCTTGAGCTTTATCATTTAATTCCAAGAGAAAATTTTGTTCCCGTAGAATATAAGCATTTTGCATACTCTGACATGCAAATTACGCTTCCCCATCAACAGCGCATGTTTACGCCGCTCGAGGAAGGAAAGCTATTGCAAGCTTTAGAGCTAAAGGGAACCGAAATAATATTGGAGGTAGGTACGGGAACTGGTTTTCTCACAGCTTTGTTAAGTAAACTGTGTCAAAAAGTCATCAGCATAGATTATTTTCCCGATTTCACTACGCAAGCTCGCAAAAAATTAGCAGAACACCATTGTAATAATGTTGAGCTACATACCGGAGACGGCTCTCGCGGTTGGATTGATCAAGCCCCGTATGATGTTATGGTCTTCACTGGCTCCCTCCCCTATCTAACAGAAAATCACCGTTTACAGTTATTACCTGGTGGAAAAATATTCGCTATAGTGGGCAAAGAGCCAGTGATGCAAGCACAATTGCTGGTATTGGATAAATCCGGAAATTGGCAAGAGCAAGTCTTATTTGAGACTAGCATTCCTCCACTAATTGATAAACTAAGACCAAAAGAATTTGTTTTCTAGGAATACTTGATGAGAAAAAAGCTTTTATGCTGGATGCTTACTGCAAGCTTTTATGCCACTTTGCATGCTGCGGATTTGATGGATGTCTATCACCAAGCTTTAGAAAATGATCCCACCTTTAAAGCAGCATATAGCACTTTTATGTCGAATGCCGAAGCAATTCCGCAAGCGGTTTCTCAATTATTACCGCAAGTAAACGCTACAAGTAATGTTTCAAGAAATCGGCAACGTGTAGAAACCAATCTACAAACCATTGCTCAGATATACAATAGTAACACTTGGGGTCTTACATTATCACAAGCGGTTTTTAATTATCAAAGCTGGGCCCAAGTTCAACAAGCAAAGGCTTCTGTTAAAGCAGCCCATGCAACTTATAATGATGCTTCTCAGGATCTAATGCTTCGCGCATCAAAAGCTTATTTTGATGTTCTGTTTGCGCGTGACACTTTAAATTTTGCCGAAGCTAAATTACGCGCCAATAAAAGACAACTCGAACAAGCACAGCAACGATTTGATGTGGGAGTTGATACCATAACCTCCGTGTACGAAGCGAAGGCGGCTTACGATCAATCCGTCGCAGAAGTCATTTCAGCAAAGAATAACCAGGTTAATCAAAATGAAAACTTGCGAAAACTAACTAATCACGTGTATGAGCAGCTAGCTCCTTTGCGTGACAATCGTATTCCTTTAATTAAACCTGAACCCAATGATGCTGATGAATGGATCTCTGCCTCAATAAAACAAAACTATAAACTGTATGCTGCAAAATATTCCCTGCAGGCAGCACGTGAAAATATAAAAGTACAATCCGCCAGTGGTTGGCCGACTTTAGCTATTCAGGGCACTTCGCAACAAACCCATAATTCAGGTCCCCTAAGCAACTTTTTTGCCCCTGGCATGCAAGAAAGTGACAGCATCGGTTTAAACCTTAATTTCCCTGTATATACTGGCGGTTTAGTTGAATCTAAAACAAGGCAAGCACAATACGATTTTCAAACATCCAGCGAACAATTAGAACAAACTTATCGTGATATAGTGGTTAATGGTCGTATTGCTTTTAACACCATAATTGATGGTATCAGTAAAGTTAATGCCGATAGGCAAACCGTTATTTCTCAACAAAATTCATTGGAATCCACCGAAGCCCAATTCGAGGTGGGTACGCGCACCATGGTGGATGTGGTTACTGCACAACAAAGACTTTTTGAAGCACAAGAGCAACTGGCACGTGATCAGTACAATTTAATTGCTGCCATATTAAATTTAAAATACCTTGCAGGCACACTCAATACCACCGATCTAGAAGAAGTAAACTCCTGGTTAGCAACGACACGAATAAACAGCTTCCCACCGCAAGATAAAAAAACATGCGGCAGAATAGTTTGTTAAATTCCGCTTACTTATGTGCGCGGCTCGGTCATCCTATCTCAATCCGACCGCGACCGTGAGGGAGCGGAAGTTTGTTTGGGTGCGCAATTATGAACTGGGCGCCTCAATCGGTGGAATCCCACTCGAACTACATTGGCAATTATTGGTAGCCTGCGGGGGCATAGGTACTTCTGCAAAATCCCCTGGGAAACATAAAGATATATTCCATGCAGTTTCCCCTGTTTGTGGTTGGGCAGGTAACGTCCAAAAATGGTTACCATACCAGGTTTTCCCTTCGTCATTTTGCCAGAATACGGGGGTAAATTGGGCTTGAAAGCGCAAAGTTTGTCCGGGTTGACATGTGAATTGTTGCCGTGTCCATAAACTGCCAGTGGGAACAATCGCAGAAACCAACTTTTTATTGGTGGTACTGTCATATACATCCACAGTGACATTATACGTTTTCCAACAATCATCTTTCATTTGGGTAAGAAAGCAAGTAAAAGCATGGCTTTGCATAGCAAAACCAGTAGTAAATACCCCTAATAATACTTTCCTGATATTGAACCCCACAATTCACTCCTGTTAACTATAATCTGTATAAGTATACAAGAGAATTTAAAATGGTATATTTTGCAGTGTTTTCCCATAAACTTGATTACCATCCTTTTTGTTTATCAATAGGTTGCTTTTTAGTATTCTCGAGTATATTCTTGGCGCACCGGAGAGATGGCCGAGCGGTCGAAGGCGCACGCCTGGAAAGTGTGTATACGGAAACGTATCGAGGGTTCGAATCCCTCTCTCTCCGCCAACTGTAAAAGAATTAAAAAATCACTTTTTTACCTTAAAAAAATATAGACAAAAGATAGCATTATTATACAATTCGCGCCTGCGATTATTTTTAAGGAAATAAACAGTTAGTGACCACGTCAAATGAGATTAACTCCCCACCTGCTAATGAAGGAGAATTCCGTCGAGCGCTCAAGACACGGCATGTGCAATTAATTGCACTCGGTGGCATTATTGGGTCCGGTTATTTTTTAGGTACAGGGGAAGTCATTAACCAGGTAGGCCCTTCCGTTTTCCTCGCCTATATTCTTGGTGGCCTAATTATTTATTTAACCATGCTTTGCATGGGTGAGCTAGCTGTTGCAATACCTATTTCAGGTTCTTTTATTAATTACACCGCAGATTTCATTTCTCCGACCCTTGCCTGTGGAGTGGGATGGTCTTATTGGATTAGCTGGGTAGCATATATCCCCGCTGAATGTGTTGCTGGTGGAATTATCATGCAGCACTTTACAGGAATAAATGGGTATATTTGGGCGGTAGGTTTTGGAGTATTAATTACCTATATTAATATTTCGAAAGTAGGAACATTTGGCGAAATCGAGTTTTGG
Proteins encoded in this region:
- the tdh gene encoding L-threonine 3-dehydrogenase produces the protein MKSLVKAKREPGIWMQDVAVPEFGVNDVLIKIKKTAICGTDIHIYSWDDWAQATIPVPMTVGHEFFGEIVEVGREVRGFQPGQRVSGEGHITCGMCRNCRAGKRHLCRNTQGVGVNRPGCFGEYLALPASNVLALPDNISADQAAILDPLGNATHCALAFNVVGEDVLITGAGPIGIMATAILRHVGARNIVITDVNDHRLELARKMGATRAINVKYTPIREVMEELNMTEGFDVGLEMSGNPMALNDMVKAMNHGGQIAMLGIPPQETPIDWNQVIFKGLVVKGIYGREMFETWYKMIAMLQSGLDISPVITHHFPVEEYQHAFQIMASGQSGKVILDWS
- a CDS encoding glycine C-acetyltransferase, with amino-acid sequence MDSRFSEFIQGEIELIKKEGLFKPERIISSQQQAEVEVNEEHVINLCANNYLGLANNPLLIKEGQKALEEYGYGMASVRFICGTQTPHKKLEKKLSNFLGKEDTILYSSCFDANTGLFETLLGPEDAIISDALNHASIIDGIRLCKAARYRYANNDMKDLEAKLIEAKNARFRLIATDGVFSMDGILANLPAICELAEKHKALVMVDDSHAVGFIGTTGRGTPEHFGVSSQIDIITGTLGKALGGASGGYTSANATIVEWLRQRSRPYLFSNTLAPVIAQTSIAVLDLIQQNPELLQKLKRNSIYFREGLSQLGFNLIPGEHPIIPVMLGDAVLAGKMAQELLVEGVYVIGFSFPVVPKGMARIRTQMSAGLELHHLDKAIAAFEKVGKKLNVIQ
- a CDS encoding TolC family outer membrane protein, producing MRKKLLCWMLTASFYATLHAADLMDVYHQALENDPTFKAAYSTFMSNAEAIPQAVSQLLPQVNATSNVSRNRQRVETNLQTIAQIYNSNTWGLTLSQAVFNYQSWAQVQQAKASVKAAHATYNDASQDLMLRASKAYFDVLFARDTLNFAEAKLRANKRQLEQAQQRFDVGVDTITSVYEAKAAYDQSVAEVISAKNNQVNQNENLRKLTNHVYEQLAPLRDNRIPLIKPEPNDADEWISASIKQNYKLYAAKYSLQAARENIKVQSASGWPTLAIQGTSQQTHNSGPLSNFFAPGMQESDSIGLNLNFPVYTGGLVESKTRQAQYDFQTSSEQLEQTYRDIVVNGRIAFNTIIDGISKVNADRQTVISQQNSLESTEAQFEVGTRTMVDVVTAQQRLFEAQEQLARDQYNLIAAILNLKYLAGTLNTTDLEEVNSWLATTRINSFPPQDKKTCGRIVC
- the ettA gene encoding energy-dependent translational throttle protein EttA, with amino-acid sequence MSQYIFTMNRVSKIVENQRFILKDISLSFYPGAKIGVLGLNGSGKSTLLRIMAGVDTQFEGEARPQPGIKIGYLEQEPQVDMHKTVREVVEEAVHDIKKLLTDFDEISMRFAEPMSDEEMNKLLEKQGELQHEIENSGGWDLDRRLDIAADALRLPDWDTKIEVLSGGERRRVALCRLLLSSPDMLLLDEPTNHLDAESVAWLERYLEEFPGTVVAVTHDRYFLDNAAEWILELDRGEGIPYKGNYTAWLEQKNERLEREQKQEAAHLRTLKSELEWVRTSPKGRHAKNKARLARFEEMNSKEFQKRNETNELYIPPGERLGDLVLEGKELRKAYGDRILFENLNFHLPKGGVLGIIGPNGAGKSTFLKLITGKETADQGEIRVGETVKLAYVDQMRDHLDANKTVWEEITDGQDIMQVGSFQMPSRAYVGRFNFKGSDQQKKMSQLSGGERNRVHLAKLLKSGGNVILLDEPSNDLDVETLRALEDAILNFPGCAIVISHDRWFLDRICTHLMAFEGDSQVTFIEGNYSDYEEERKRRLGDEANRPSRIKYRRLKD
- a CDS encoding protein-L-isoaspartate O-methyltransferase family protein → MSSQIARINMVKQQLRTGDVLNESILELYHLIPRENFVPVEYKHFAYSDMQITLPHQQRMFTPLEEGKLLQALELKGTEIILEVGTGTGFLTALLSKLCQKVISIDYFPDFTTQARKKLAEHHCNNVELHTGDGSRGWIDQAPYDVMVFTGSLPYLTENHRLQLLPGGKIFAIVGKEPVMQAQLLVLDKSGNWQEQVLFETSIPPLIDKLRPKEFVF